A part of Timaviella obliquedivisa GSE-PSE-MK23-08B genomic DNA contains:
- a CDS encoding Ycf51 family protein translates to MPSTSDFLTYTQWSAIFAAVCAVVTGISFLFKWGFRFRLVGATGFMVVFTVGLFALSVVPITRTVVPGAARFTTVYDGGSNIATIVVAPTVTESQLTATLQQASSDLFSPGRLGRGREEMLIRARTMIHVKEGLSQPLYLGELRRSLSDSKEAPLRVKLYPENLAKIAKINQAAKESKA, encoded by the coding sequence ATGCCATCCACTTCCGACTTCCTTACCTACACCCAATGGTCAGCGATTTTTGCTGCTGTTTGCGCTGTCGTCACAGGCATCAGCTTTTTGTTTAAATGGGGCTTTCGGTTCCGTCTAGTCGGCGCAACTGGCTTCATGGTTGTCTTTACCGTTGGTTTATTTGCCCTCAGCGTTGTTCCCATTACTCGCACTGTTGTTCCGGGTGCCGCCCGTTTCACCACCGTCTACGATGGTGGCTCCAACATAGCCACTATTGTCGTTGCTCCCACTGTTACCGAATCGCAACTCACCGCAACATTGCAGCAAGCCTCCAGCGACCTATTCTCCCCCGGAAGATTAGGGCGAGGCAGGGAAGAAATGCTGATTCGGGCACGCACGATGATTCATGTTAAAGAAGGACTTTCCCAACCTTTATATTTAGGAGAGTTGCGGCGATCGCTGAGTGACAGCAAAGAAGCTCCCTTAAGAGTGAAGCTCTATCCCGAAAATTTAGCAAAGATCGCCAAAATCAACCAAGCGGCAAAAGAATCTAAGGCGTAG
- a CDS encoding SUF system NifU family Fe-S cluster assembly protein produces MSLDNMRDLYQQVILERYKKPRNKGKTDPADRYQKGHNPSCGDTIELTLKINGDRIEDVKFEGEGCAIAISSADLMAEALRGRTLTEAAEMVQRFQSMMKGEAEFPQEFRKLNAMRGVAQFPVRIKCANLSWHTLKAAIETSTPQPVGFVTNE; encoded by the coding sequence ATGTCTTTGGATAACATGCGCGATCTGTATCAACAGGTCATTCTAGAGCGCTACAAAAAACCTCGGAACAAAGGCAAAACCGATCCCGCCGATCGCTACCAAAAAGGGCACAATCCCTCCTGTGGCGACACCATTGAATTGACCCTGAAGATCAATGGCGATCGCATCGAAGATGTCAAATTTGAAGGCGAAGGCTGTGCGATCGCCATCTCCTCCGCCGACCTAATGGCAGAAGCCCTTCGAGGCAGAACCCTCACCGAAGCCGCCGAGATGGTGCAGCGCTTCCAATCCATGATGAAAGGTGAAGCCGAATTTCCCCAAGAATTTCGCAAACTCAACGCCATGCGCGGCGTTGCCCAGTTTCCAGTGCGCATCAAATGTGCTAACCTCTCGTGGCACACCCTGAAGGCGGCGATCGAAACCTCCACTCCCCAGCCTGTCGGCTTCGTCACCAACGAGTAA
- a CDS encoding UPF0175 family protein: MSVVIPDDILQATQMTEDELKLEIAIMLYQQEKISSGKVLAWTGLTVIEFQHELAKRGLYINYDVEDFQLDVKTLQMLGLL; encoded by the coding sequence ATGAGCGTTGTGATTCCTGATGACATCCTCCAAGCAACCCAAATGACTGAGGATGAACTGAAGCTGGAAATTGCCATCATGCTATATCAGCAGGAAAAAATTAGCAGTGGCAAAGTTCTTGCTTGGACTGGGCTGACGGTCATTGAGTTCCAGCACGAATTGGCAAAACGCGGGCTTTATATTAACTATGATGTAGAAGATTTTCAATTGGATGTTAAAACATTGCAAATGCTGGGCTTGCTGTGA
- a CDS encoding glycosyltransferase family 4 protein translates to MRILIAHNHYQVKAGEDVVVEAEMSLLKSHDHAIAVLEADNQSIKGAIGKAKAAASVVYSFESKQRLQERIQQFRPDIVHVHNFFPILSPSLYDACSEAKVPVVQTLHNYRIICPSANLFRDGKVCETCMGKTVPLAGIVHRCYRDSLPESLAIATMIAIHNIRRTWHEKVDAYITLTSFQKAKMEQIGLPSHKIHVKPNFLFDPVILPPSQSDRYALYVGRLWSEKGITTLIDAYITQNIQIPLKIVGDGILKDSLQQQVQRAGLSHRIEFLGWQKKPEVLALMQKAQFLIFPSVWYETFGLSMIESFACSVPVIASRLGGIAEIVEDRQTGLLFEAGNPQDLAEKINWAIAHPERMLAMGRKARSTYEQHYTPETNYRQLMSIYEKVIRRSNNKTQQ, encoded by the coding sequence ATGAGAATTTTGATTGCCCACAACCACTACCAGGTCAAGGCAGGAGAAGATGTGGTCGTAGAAGCCGAAATGTCTTTGCTCAAATCTCATGACCATGCGATCGCCGTTTTAGAAGCTGACAATCAATCCATTAAAGGGGCGATCGGTAAAGCCAAAGCTGCGGCTTCTGTCGTTTATTCCTTCGAGAGTAAACAGCGTCTCCAAGAAAGAATCCAGCAGTTTCGCCCTGATATTGTTCACGTTCATAACTTCTTTCCGATTTTATCCCCTTCCCTATACGATGCCTGTTCAGAAGCTAAAGTACCTGTCGTTCAGACTCTACACAACTATCGTATTATCTGCCCTAGCGCTAATCTGTTCCGAGACGGCAAAGTTTGTGAAACCTGCATGGGTAAAACCGTTCCTTTAGCCGGAATTGTTCACCGTTGCTACCGCGACTCTCTCCCGGAGAGTCTCGCCATCGCCACCATGATTGCTATCCATAACATTCGTCGTACTTGGCACGAAAAAGTCGATGCCTACATTACCCTTACTTCCTTTCAAAAAGCCAAAATGGAGCAAATTGGCTTACCCTCCCACAAAATCCACGTCAAACCCAATTTTCTCTTCGATCCCGTTATCTTGCCTCCCTCTCAGTCCGATCGCTACGCCCTTTATGTTGGACGCTTGTGGTCAGAGAAAGGCATCACCACCTTAATTGATGCATATATTACTCAAAATATTCAAATCCCTCTTAAAATCGTTGGCGATGGCATCCTTAAAGACAGCCTTCAGCAACAGGTGCAACGGGCAGGCTTAAGCCACCGCATTGAGTTTTTAGGCTGGCAGAAGAAGCCAGAAGTTTTAGCCTTAATGCAAAAAGCTCAATTCCTAATTTTCCCCTCTGTCTGGTACGAAACCTTCGGATTATCGATGATTGAATCTTTTGCTTGCTCAGTTCCTGTCATTGCATCACGACTCGGTGGCATAGCAGAAATTGTTGAAGATAGGCAGACCGGACTGCTGTTTGAAGCAGGAAATCCTCAAGATTTAGCCGAAAAAATTAACTGGGCGATCGCCCACCCTGAACGCATGTTAGCCATGGGACGAAAAGCGCGATCGACCTACGAACAACACTACACACCTGAAACAAACTATCGGCAGCTAATGTCGATTTACGAAAAAGTGATAAGGCGATCGAACAATAAAACGCAGCAGTAA
- a CDS encoding glycosyltransferase, protein MKILMSAYSCEPGRGSEPGVGWNMVRAVAQHHEVWVLTRPDESGDIIQAELDRHPVPNLHFVYFTLPIWGGGWRWGESGAMQVHYYLWQIQAYFVARQLHQEIGFDAVHHVTFVKYSNPSFLSFLPIPFVWGPVGGGESAPSSFWQDFSLRAKAYEWARATVRRLGELDPFVRLTGQRSAVIRATTEDTAQRLRHLGASSIQIVTESGLSTEDIVQLGQCPIPSATPIRFISMGRLLHWKGFHLGIRAFAQANIPNAEYWILGDGAEQHRLQALAIELEVASRVKFFGRLARAATLEKLADCHILVHPSLHDSGGWVCMEAMAAGRPVLCLDLGGPAVQVTEQTGIKIPALHPQQAVRGLASAMVRLAVNEELRSQLGSAGQKRVRELYSWQAKGAELSQLYQTLVQTSPVPSGVEHLC, encoded by the coding sequence ATGAAAATTCTCATGTCGGCATACTCCTGTGAACCGGGTCGAGGCTCAGAACCTGGAGTGGGATGGAATATGGTACGAGCAGTGGCACAACACCACGAAGTCTGGGTTCTGACCCGCCCCGATGAAAGCGGCGACATTATTCAAGCAGAACTCGATCGCCACCCTGTTCCTAACCTTCATTTCGTTTACTTTACCCTGCCAATTTGGGGCGGCGGCTGGCGCTGGGGCGAATCTGGAGCTATGCAAGTTCACTACTATCTGTGGCAAATTCAAGCCTACTTCGTTGCCCGCCAACTTCACCAAGAAATTGGCTTCGACGCTGTTCACCACGTCACCTTTGTCAAATACTCCAACCCCAGCTTTCTTTCTTTCCTGCCCATTCCCTTTGTCTGGGGCCCAGTTGGCGGTGGCGAATCCGCTCCCTCTAGTTTTTGGCAAGACTTTAGCCTGCGCGCCAAAGCCTATGAGTGGGCAAGAGCTACCGTCCGTAGACTTGGAGAACTCGACCCCTTTGTTCGCCTGACAGGACAACGCAGCGCTGTCATTCGCGCGACGACAGAAGATACCGCTCAGCGCCTCCGTCATCTTGGAGCTAGCTCTATCCAAATTGTCACTGAATCTGGCTTATCCACTGAAGACATTGTCCAACTCGGTCAGTGCCCCATCCCATCTGCCACCCCCATCCGCTTTATTAGCATGGGTCGCCTCCTCCATTGGAAAGGCTTTCACCTGGGCATCCGTGCCTTTGCTCAAGCCAATATCCCCAACGCCGAATACTGGATTTTGGGCGACGGAGCAGAACAGCATCGTCTGCAAGCGTTGGCGATCGAACTAGAGGTCGCTTCACGAGTCAAATTTTTCGGCAGACTTGCTCGCGCCGCCACCCTCGAAAAACTTGCTGATTGTCACATCCTGGTTCACCCTAGTCTCCATGACTCTGGTGGTTGGGTTTGCATGGAAGCTATGGCAGCGGGTCGCCCCGTCCTTTGCCTCGACTTGGGGGGGCCTGCCGTCCAGGTTACAGAGCAAACTGGCATTAAGATTCCTGCCCTCCATCCTCAGCAAGCGGTTCGAGGCTTAGCCTCCGCCATGGTGCGTTTGGCAGTCAACGAGGAACTCCGATCGCAGCTTGGCAGTGCCGGACAAAAGCGAGTGCGTGAACTCTATAGTTGGCAAGCTAAGGGAGCAGAACTCTCGCAGCTTTACCAAACTCTTGTGCAAACTTCCCCTGTGCCCAGCGGAGTTGAACACCTGTGCTAG
- a CDS encoding glycosyltransferase family 4 protein produces the protein MDIYANGLIAGLAIVRPDWQIEAIAPVPLSRSSRSWQTRFHKYYERFWKFPRTVHLYKADIVHIIDHSDGHIAYALKDQPMVITCHDLINYFYPQNLQGSVQTPWISNALWRRSIHGMKHANHIVTVSQQTAHDVTQILGIPSAQITVVPNATSGFHPLFPLEREALRQHYQLSPDTTCLLNVGSNHPRKNIITILQVIQYLKTQQIPIQFWKVGEDFTSEQQAWIQAHNLQSFVTYLGKPDQSTLLQLYNAADMLLAPSTHEGFGITLLEAMACGTPVITANTSAMPEVVGDAGVLIDPLNVEAIAAALLHLRRDSTYRQALIQKGLERVKVFTWEAVAETIAQIYESLLPQSPTVRSKVTQKVNP, from the coding sequence ATGGATATCTACGCTAACGGCTTAATTGCTGGACTTGCAATCGTTCGACCTGATTGGCAAATAGAAGCGATCGCTCCTGTTCCTCTCAGTCGTTCTAGCCGTTCCTGGCAAACTAGATTTCATAAGTACTATGAGCGTTTTTGGAAATTTCCACGTACCGTTCATCTATACAAAGCAGACATCGTTCATATTATCGATCATAGTGATGGACATATTGCTTATGCTTTAAAGGATCAGCCTATGGTGATTACTTGTCATGATTTGATTAACTATTTTTATCCTCAAAACCTGCAAGGCTCCGTTCAAACGCCCTGGATTAGTAACGCCCTCTGGCGGCGATCGATCCATGGCATGAAGCATGCTAACCACATCGTTACTGTTTCCCAACAAACTGCCCATGATGTCACCCAGATCTTAGGCATTCCATCGGCTCAAATTACTGTTGTTCCCAACGCCACATCAGGCTTCCATCCCCTTTTTCCTTTAGAGCGCGAAGCCCTACGCCAACATTATCAACTTTCACCGGATACCACCTGCCTTCTTAACGTAGGTTCTAACCATCCCCGCAAAAATATCATCACCATTTTGCAGGTAATTCAATATCTCAAAACTCAGCAAATTCCCATTCAATTTTGGAAAGTTGGCGAAGACTTCACCTCAGAGCAACAAGCCTGGATTCAAGCCCATAACCTGCAATCATTCGTGACCTATTTAGGCAAACCTGACCAATCCACCCTCTTGCAACTCTATAATGCTGCCGATATGCTCCTAGCTCCTTCTACCCACGAAGGCTTTGGCATTACCCTTTTAGAAGCCATGGCGTGCGGTACCCCTGTTATTACCGCTAACACTTCAGCTATGCCCGAAGTTGTCGGTGATGCGGGCGTACTTATTGATCCCCTTAACGTAGAAGCGATCGCCGCCGCCCTCCTTCATCTGAGGCGGGATAGCACCTATCGCCAAGCCCTGATTCAAAAAGGGCTAGAACGAGTCAAAGTATTCACCTGGGAAGCCGTTGCAGAAACGATCGCCCAAATCTACGAATCCCTCCTGCCTCAGTCCCCTACTGTCCGTTCCAAGGTAACTCAGAAGGTGAATCCATGA
- a CDS encoding glycosyltransferase family 4 protein, whose amino-acid sequence MAALDHVALTHPDTATDAALRVLFVSHTYVVGINQGKLNAIAPASSQSSSLQSIAPAITVGLLAPSNWKSLEWNRTLPLESPYPQLKIYAAPVALTGRGGAHFYAPWRVWQVLRDFQPHLIQVEEEVFSLCALEFAIWSRLTQMPLVFFGWENQARSLPLLRRWIRQFVLSTASLVIAGNHDGADLLHQWGYRGLIEVMPQMGVDPELFHPITAPAVEPDPPEFRIGYLGRLVPEKGIDTLLTALHQLRSQSLNCRLILCGSGSSETALKKIAQDQRISEWVTWQGAIPHHQAPSVMSQFDVLVLPSRTTPTWKEQFGHVLIEAMAMGIPVIGSDSGEIPNVIGRPDLIFPEDNALALTRILQDLIENPAWRTKIQQYCLLRVQQHYTHDRIAQKLMTLWRKILRQGGNL is encoded by the coding sequence ATGGCTGCTTTGGATCACGTTGCTTTAACACATCCAGATACAGCAACAGACGCTGCTTTACGAGTGCTGTTTGTTAGCCATACCTACGTGGTTGGCATCAACCAGGGCAAACTCAACGCGATCGCCCCTGCATCCTCCCAGTCTTCGTCCCTCCAATCGATCGCCCCTGCCATCACCGTTGGCTTGCTCGCTCCCTCTAACTGGAAATCCCTAGAGTGGAATCGCACCCTTCCCCTAGAATCTCCCTATCCCCAACTCAAAATTTACGCTGCCCCGGTTGCCCTGACTGGACGTGGCGGTGCCCATTTTTATGCGCCTTGGCGCGTCTGGCAAGTCCTCCGAGATTTTCAGCCCCATCTGATTCAAGTGGAAGAAGAAGTCTTTTCTCTTTGCGCTTTAGAATTCGCCATCTGGTCACGGCTGACTCAAATGCCCCTCGTCTTTTTTGGCTGGGAAAACCAAGCGCGATCGCTTCCCCTTCTTCGCCGCTGGATTCGCCAATTTGTCCTCAGCACTGCCTCCCTGGTTATTGCCGGAAATCATGATGGCGCAGATTTACTTCATCAGTGGGGTTATCGCGGCTTGATTGAAGTCATGCCCCAGATGGGCGTAGACCCAGAATTGTTCCACCCTATCACCGCTCCAGCAGTCGAACCAGACCCCCCAGAATTTCGCATCGGCTACCTGGGTCGTCTAGTGCCTGAAAAAGGCATTGATACTCTCCTCACGGCTCTGCACCAGTTGCGATCGCAGTCCCTCAACTGCCGCCTGATCCTCTGTGGATCTGGCAGCAGCGAAACTGCCCTCAAGAAAATTGCTCAAGATCAACGAATATCTGAATGGGTTACGTGGCAAGGAGCCATCCCTCATCATCAGGCACCCAGCGTCATGAGCCAATTTGATGTCTTAGTACTCCCATCTCGCACCACTCCGACCTGGAAAGAGCAGTTTGGGCATGTTCTCATTGAGGCAATGGCAATGGGCATTCCCGTCATTGGTTCCGATTCCGGCGAAATCCCTAACGTGATTGGACGACCTGACCTGATATTTCCAGAGGACAACGCCCTTGCCCTAACCCGAATTCTTCAAGATCTTATCGAAAACCCTGCTTGGCGAACAAAAATTCAGCAGTACTGTCTCCTCCGCGTCCAGCAGCATTACACCCACGATCGCATCGCCCAAAAGCTAATGACGCTTTGGCGAAAAATCTTGAGGCAAGGAGGAAACCTGTGA
- a CDS encoding response regulator, with translation MVSGNLGETILVIDDTPTNLEVLYSALSSAGYDILVEMDGESGLEQAQNSRPDLILLDVMMPGIDGFETCHRLKANPATSNIPVIFMTALSETENKIRGLNAGAVDYITKPFQHEEVLARVKIHLQIRSMTITLEEKNNLLKNFSAHLEAKIAERTTELQQAHAQLIQQERLSSLGQLVAGVAHEINNPVNFIYGNCTPANQYTQDLLELVKLYQEEYPQSNSRLQKKVNDIDLEFLAKDFPKVISSMQIGADRIREIVASLRNFSRLDEADFKEVDLHEGIDNTLMILHHRLKANVEQAEIQIIKGYGQIPKVSCFPGQLNQVFMNIIGNAIDALQEQDTTRSPEELKDDPSKIWIETQSIDSERVAIQISDNGAGIPEAVRHKLFNPFFTTKPVGKGTGLGLSISYQIVVKKHNGKIECDSTPGKGTRFIIEIPVEQTDMPS, from the coding sequence ATGGTCAGTGGCAATTTAGGTGAAACAATTTTAGTCATAGACGATACTCCTACTAATCTGGAGGTTTTGTATAGCGCATTGAGCAGCGCAGGTTACGATATTTTGGTTGAAATGGACGGGGAGAGTGGCTTAGAACAAGCACAAAATAGTCGCCCTGATCTGATTTTATTAGACGTGATGATGCCTGGAATTGACGGTTTTGAGACATGTCATCGCCTCAAAGCTAATCCTGCAACCTCCAATATTCCCGTCATTTTTATGACAGCTTTGTCCGAGACGGAGAACAAAATTAGAGGTCTAAATGCTGGGGCTGTAGATTACATTACCAAGCCATTTCAGCATGAAGAAGTATTGGCACGAGTCAAGATTCATCTACAAATTCGCAGCATGACGATAACCCTGGAAGAGAAAAATAATTTACTCAAGAATTTTAGTGCTCATTTAGAAGCGAAAATTGCAGAGCGTACTACAGAACTGCAACAGGCACATGCCCAGCTAATTCAGCAGGAAAGGTTATCTTCTTTGGGGCAACTGGTGGCAGGTGTGGCTCATGAAATTAATAATCCTGTTAATTTTATCTACGGCAACTGCACTCCTGCTAATCAATACACCCAAGATTTACTAGAGTTAGTCAAACTTTATCAAGAAGAATATCCTCAATCGAATTCTAGGCTGCAAAAGAAAGTTAATGACATTGATTTAGAGTTTTTGGCTAAGGACTTTCCGAAAGTTATTTCTTCGATGCAAATAGGAGCCGATCGCATTCGTGAAATTGTGGCATCTCTGCGCAACTTTTCTCGGTTGGACGAGGCAGACTTTAAAGAAGTTGATCTGCATGAAGGCATTGATAACACACTCATGATTTTGCACCATCGGCTTAAGGCAAATGTAGAACAGGCAGAAATTCAAATCATTAAGGGTTACGGGCAAATTCCAAAAGTCAGTTGCTTTCCTGGACAGCTTAACCAAGTATTTATGAATATCATTGGTAATGCGATCGATGCATTGCAGGAACAAGACACTACCCGATCGCCTGAAGAACTAAAAGACGATCCTAGCAAGATTTGGATTGAAACCCAATCGATTGATTCTGAACGAGTTGCGATACAAATTTCTGACAATGGGGCAGGCATTCCCGAAGCAGTCAGGCATAAGTTGTTCAACCCTTTCTTCACCACCAAACCTGTTGGCAAAGGAACCGGGTTGGGGCTATCCATCAGCTATCAAATTGTGGTGAAGAAACACAATGGGAAGATTGAGTGCGACTCGACTCCGGGAAAGGGCACTCGGTTTATCATTGAAATTCCAGTTGAGCAAACAGACATGCCTTCCTAA
- a CDS encoding amino acid permease, whose amino-acid sequence MQSIPIESASPSYLPRSLNPLETWGLGLAGPPGWTGLVPATKAAIGVQSIFVWIPAALIGVLINYQVKNLGIHQVNIAGGTPNYITRLLHRYPIIATYAAIGYLLNWVSAISLNAIILTDLVAVNLEPFNIIIPTIVMRVFFMLLPFGVAITGTRALSILLVCFILPSIGLLVTFSLQGIGWLIFSPESPGFFPTDWNWGVMSFTDWAKWFFFATFVTYSSETASSFVADSRRPIETLRFLNVAGWTGALIFIAGTWVVLRLAPLDQTGDVFLYLYTAAKPFWGQSAALVVTFVLAASCLLTMATAVSNSPRILYQLAKDKHLAPVLSVVSPRGVFGPALTLVFGLSMVYLLWGNVAQIVVVGNVGWFVSFTLMQFALWLQRGRPGVLAPRFALGIFFLQLIVLFVGGLAWGWQDFLIGLFSPIVIMLLDASIRRVKLAPFQPNWWIKLYQSHAPNIFKDLLMFQVVTLILLLCGAVLAGWGFRSLLAQNAVRQGNNLILVLLIIVAFVGVAIACWTTLPQVIAVEEARQRAETLNQDLEIRVEARTADLKKAMEAADSANQAKSDFLANMSHELRTPLNGILGYAQILERSQTIAEQDQRGVQIIHQCGSHLLTLINDVLDLSKIEARKLELHLKPCHLPSLLQGVVEICWIKAEQKKIDFFYEPPTDLPVGVVIDEKRVRQVLINLLGNAVKFTDAGHVRMRVTALNLPENCIRLRFQIEDTGVGMTPDQLEKIFLPFEQVGDTRKQAEGTGLGLSISQKIVETMGSSLRVQSDWGVGSVFEFEFDCNLAEDWVKAKAIASQKKNLGYKGDRRCILVVDDHDENLSVLKTLLESLGFDILEASNGQEGLEQAKQHYPDLIISDLTMPVMNGWEMLEQLRQTEPLKDIPVIISSASVYECDRQKSILAGGNDFLAKPVETEELYGMLAKHLALNWVYGENTKVQSSEVTTEMVIPPISELTALIEFAKKGQIKGLQEELEKLARKHESYQPFVNYLSQLARGFNIQRIRQFLQDAT is encoded by the coding sequence ATGCAGAGTATCCCGATAGAATCCGCTTCACCTTCTTATCTGCCCCGTAGTCTCAATCCTTTAGAAACTTGGGGACTGGGACTGGCAGGCCCTCCAGGTTGGACAGGTTTAGTTCCGGCAACTAAAGCTGCGATCGGCGTACAATCCATTTTTGTCTGGATTCCAGCAGCACTCATTGGGGTACTCATTAATTATCAAGTCAAAAATTTAGGAATTCATCAGGTAAACATTGCAGGCGGTACTCCTAATTACATCACGCGTCTCTTGCATCGCTATCCCATTATTGCGACCTATGCTGCAATTGGCTATCTGCTGAACTGGGTTTCAGCAATTTCCCTCAATGCGATTATTCTCACCGATCTTGTCGCTGTTAATTTAGAACCCTTCAATATTATAATTCCAACAATTGTAATGCGGGTATTCTTTATGCTGCTTCCTTTCGGAGTAGCCATTACAGGAACTCGTGCATTGAGTATTTTGCTTGTTTGCTTTATTCTTCCATCCATTGGGTTGCTGGTCACATTTAGCTTGCAAGGAATAGGCTGGTTAATTTTTTCTCCCGAGAGTCCTGGGTTTTTCCCTACCGATTGGAACTGGGGCGTAATGAGTTTTACTGATTGGGCAAAGTGGTTCTTTTTTGCAACATTTGTCACTTACAGTAGCGAAACTGCATCATCGTTTGTGGCTGATAGCCGTCGTCCGATCGAGACACTTCGTTTTTTAAATGTGGCAGGGTGGACGGGCGCTCTGATTTTTATTGCAGGCACTTGGGTCGTGTTGCGGCTGGCTCCTCTTGATCAAACGGGTGATGTGTTCTTATATTTATACACTGCTGCAAAGCCCTTTTGGGGGCAATCTGCGGCACTAGTTGTCACATTTGTGCTGGCAGCTTCTTGTCTGTTAACCATGGCAACGGCAGTTTCTAATAGTCCGCGAATTTTGTATCAACTTGCCAAAGACAAGCACCTCGCGCCAGTTTTAAGCGTTGTTTCACCTCGGGGGGTGTTTGGCCCTGCTTTGACTCTGGTCTTTGGGCTGTCAATGGTGTATCTCCTCTGGGGGAATGTTGCTCAAATTGTTGTGGTTGGGAATGTCGGGTGGTTTGTTTCCTTCACGCTGATGCAATTTGCGCTTTGGCTTCAGCGCGGTAGACCTGGCGTACTGGCTCCTCGCTTCGCTTTAGGAATTTTCTTCCTGCAATTGATCGTATTGTTTGTGGGAGGGCTGGCTTGGGGATGGCAGGATTTCTTGATTGGCTTGTTCTCGCCAATTGTTATCATGCTGCTCGATGCATCAATTCGGCGGGTTAAACTTGCTCCCTTCCAGCCCAACTGGTGGATCAAGTTATATCAATCTCATGCCCCTAATATCTTTAAAGATCTGTTGATGTTTCAGGTCGTTACCCTGATCCTATTGCTTTGTGGCGCAGTTTTAGCAGGCTGGGGGTTTCGTTCCTTGCTCGCGCAAAATGCAGTTCGTCAGGGCAATAATCTCATTCTAGTCTTATTGATTATTGTGGCTTTCGTGGGAGTGGCGATCGCTTGTTGGACAACGCTGCCCCAAGTCATTGCGGTTGAAGAGGCTCGTCAACGAGCAGAAACTCTCAATCAGGACTTGGAAATTCGAGTTGAGGCGCGAACTGCCGATCTAAAAAAGGCGATGGAAGCAGCAGATTCGGCAAACCAAGCAAAGAGCGATTTTCTCGCCAACATGAGCCACGAGCTACGGACTCCTCTCAACGGCATTTTAGGCTACGCCCAAATCTTAGAACGCTCACAAACTATCGCTGAACAAGATCAGCGGGGCGTGCAAATCATTCATCAGTGTGGCTCTCATTTATTAACTCTCATCAATGACGTTTTAGATTTGTCTAAAATTGAAGCTCGTAAATTAGAACTGCACCTGAAACCTTGCCATCTCCCGTCCTTGCTTCAAGGTGTTGTAGAGATTTGTTGGATCAAGGCAGAACAAAAAAAAATTGATTTTTTTTACGAACCCCCAACTGACTTGCCCGTGGGTGTTGTAATTGATGAAAAGCGCGTGCGTCAAGTTTTGATTAATTTGTTGGGCAATGCCGTCAAGTTTACAGATGCGGGACATGTCAGAATGCGTGTCACAGCGCTAAACCTACCGGAGAACTGCATCCGTCTACGGTTTCAAATTGAAGATACGGGAGTAGGGATGACTCCTGATCAGTTAGAGAAAATCTTTCTACCATTTGAACAGGTTGGAGATACCAGAAAGCAGGCAGAAGGCACTGGGTTAGGACTCTCTATTAGTCAAAAAATTGTTGAAACGATGGGTAGTTCTCTTCGGGTGCAGAGTGACTGGGGAGTTGGAAGTGTGTTTGAGTTTGAGTTTGATTGCAATCTGGCTGAGGATTGGGTGAAGGCAAAGGCGATCGCCAGCCAGAAAAAAAATCTCGGGTACAAAGGCGATCGTCGCTGCATTTTAGTGGTTGATGACCATGATGAAAACCTTTCCGTTTTGAAAACTCTTTTAGAATCTCTAGGCTTTGATATTTTAGAAGCTAGTAACGGGCAAGAGGGGCTGGAGCAAGCCAAACAACACTACCCTGATCTCATTATTTCTGATTTGACGATGCCCGTAATGAATGGCTGGGAGATGCTGGAGCAACTACGGCAAACAGAACCTCTGAAAGATATCCCTGTGATTATCTCTTCCGCGAGTGTGTACGAGTGCGATCGTCAAAAGAGCATTCTGGCAGGCGGCAATGATTTTTTAGCAAAACCTGTGGAAACGGAAGAACTTTATGGCATGTTAGCCAAGCATTTAGCGCTGAACTGGGTTTACGGCGAAAATACCAAGGTGCAAAGCAGTGAAGTGACAACCGAAATGGTGATTCCCCCCATTTCTGAACTGACAGCACTTATAGAATTCGCCAAAAAGGGACAGATCAAAGGACTCCAAGAGGAACTAGAAAAGCTAGCCCGAAAACATGAAAGTTACCAGCCCTTCGTAAATTATCTCAGTCAACTTGCTAGAGGATTTAATATCCAAAGAATTCGGCAGTTTCTTCAAGATGCCACATAG